Proteins co-encoded in one Novosphingobium sp. PP1Y genomic window:
- a CDS encoding DUF6127 family protein — protein sequence MTKSDMLTGLVSQAADKGNDIVTLRAIVEEASELGASRMLERIGLDDATAHEDVSELRELLQAWRDAKASAQTAAIGWIVRGLLALLLLGIAVRLGATELLR from the coding sequence ATGACCAAGAGCGACATGCTGACCGGCCTCGTCTCGCAGGCGGCGGACAAGGGCAACGACATCGTCACCTTGCGCGCCATCGTCGAGGAAGCGAGCGAGCTGGGCGCGAGCCGGATGCTCGAACGGATCGGCCTCGACGATGCCACCGCCCACGAGGACGTAAGCGAGTTGCGAGAACTGCTGCAGGCCTGGCGCGACGCCAAGGCCAGCGCCCAGACGGCGGCCATCGGCTGGATCGTGCGCGGACTGCTGGCCCTGCTGCTCCTTGGCATTGCAGTCCGCCTCGGCGCGACGGAGTTGCTGCGATGA
- a CDS encoding HK97 family phage prohead protease translates to MNGPRFAGYAALFDRPDAGRDTIRSGAFARTLAERRDPVPLFWQHRPDLRIGWVESLAEDARGLRVIAALDNTQGGAALSLRRGAVSGLSFGYRARASRSGRKGRELLDIDLFEVSLVTRPMQHGARVHLVC, encoded by the coding sequence ATGAACGGCCCGCGCTTTGCCGGCTACGCCGCCCTGTTCGACCGCCCTGACGCCGGCCGCGACACGATCCGAAGCGGCGCCTTCGCCCGCACCCTTGCCGAGCGGCGCGATCCGGTGCCGCTGTTCTGGCAGCACCGTCCGGACTTGCGCATCGGCTGGGTCGAATCTCTGGCCGAAGATGCGCGGGGCCTGCGCGTGATCGCTGCCTTGGACAATACGCAGGGCGGGGCAGCCCTCTCCCTGCGGCGCGGGGCCGTCTCGGGACTCTCGTTCGGCTACCGCGCCCGGGCCAGCCGCTCCGGCCGCAAAGGGCGCGAACTGCTCGACATCGACCTGTTCGAAGTCAGCCTCGTCACCCGCCCCATGCAGCACGGCGCGCGCGTTCACCTCGTCTGCTGA
- a CDS encoding phage major capsid protein — METPVPTENLEASFDLVARQDATEAAVAEIRTDVADVKSRLERVSRAAARPVIAGSAPASPEVKGFVEGYLRHGRETELKSISGAVAADGGYAVPQEIDALIASRLTAISPIRAIAQVVQTGSAGYRKLVTTGGTASGWVSETAARPQTDTPSFAEIAPPTGELYANPAASQTMLDDAVFDLQSWLADEIATEFARAEGAAFVGGDGVNQPMGFLSAPTSTAADAARTFGTLQHLVSGDAGGFDTAPDLKLIDLVHALKAGHRQGASWVMNSATLAEVRKLKTSDGAFVWQPGLVEGQPDRLLGYPVIEAEDMPDIAAGQCPIAFGNFRAGYLIAERSATAILRDPYTNKPFVHFYATKRIGGQVLDSDAIKLLKIAA, encoded by the coding sequence ATGGAAACCCCCGTGCCCACCGAAAACCTCGAAGCCTCGTTCGATCTCGTCGCCCGGCAGGATGCGACGGAGGCCGCCGTGGCCGAGATCCGCACCGACGTCGCGGACGTAAAGTCCCGCCTCGAGCGCGTCAGCCGCGCCGCCGCACGCCCGGTGATCGCCGGCAGCGCCCCCGCCAGCCCTGAAGTGAAGGGCTTCGTCGAGGGCTACCTGCGCCACGGCCGGGAGACCGAGCTCAAGTCGATCTCCGGCGCCGTCGCAGCCGATGGCGGCTATGCCGTGCCACAGGAAATCGACGCGCTGATCGCCTCGCGCCTCACCGCGATCAGCCCGATCCGCGCAATCGCCCAGGTCGTGCAGACCGGCAGCGCGGGCTACCGCAAGCTGGTAACGACCGGCGGCACTGCCTCCGGCTGGGTCAGCGAGACCGCCGCGCGCCCGCAGACCGACACGCCCAGCTTCGCCGAAATCGCCCCGCCGACCGGGGAACTCTATGCCAATCCGGCAGCAAGCCAGACGATGCTCGACGACGCGGTCTTCGACCTCCAGTCCTGGCTGGCCGACGAGATCGCCACCGAGTTCGCCCGGGCCGAGGGCGCGGCTTTCGTCGGCGGTGACGGGGTCAACCAGCCGATGGGCTTTCTCTCCGCCCCAACCAGCACCGCCGCCGATGCCGCGCGCACTTTCGGGACGCTGCAGCACCTCGTCTCGGGCGATGCCGGGGGCTTCGATACTGCGCCCGATCTCAAGCTGATCGACCTTGTCCATGCACTCAAGGCCGGGCACCGGCAGGGGGCGAGCTGGGTGATGAACTCGGCGACGCTGGCCGAAGTGCGCAAGCTCAAGACCAGCGACGGCGCCTTCGTCTGGCAGCCGGGCCTCGTCGAAGGCCAGCCCGATCGCCTGCTGGGCTATCCGGTCATCGAGGCGGAGGACATGCCCGACATCGCTGCAGGGCAGTGCCCGATCGCCTTCGGCAACTTCCGCGCCGGCTACCTGATCGCCGAACGCAGCGCGACCGCCATCCTGCGCGATCCCTACACCAACAAGCCCTTCGTCCACTTCTACGCCACCAAGCGCATCGGCGGACAGGTGCTCGACAGCGACGCGATCAAGCTCCTCAAGATCGCGGCCTGA
- a CDS encoding phage head-tail connector protein — protein sequence MNRVILSPATLPSSALAEIKQWLGITTTQDDGALQALLETALDLFESFTGQRPLESECEEILDAASGWLTLATRPVHAITALYAVRSDGTRAQLAADRYDIDLDADGTGRVRLLTNVPDRRIAVRFTAGLAAEWDDLPPPLRHGVIRLAAHQHRERETEGAAPLPPASVAALWRPWRSLRLA from the coding sequence ATGAACCGGGTCATCCTTTCGCCGGCCACGCTGCCGAGTTCGGCGCTCGCCGAAATCAAGCAATGGCTCGGCATTACCACCACGCAGGACGATGGGGCACTGCAGGCCCTGCTGGAAACCGCGCTCGACCTGTTCGAGTCCTTCACCGGGCAAAGGCCGCTCGAGTCCGAATGCGAGGAAATACTGGACGCCGCTTCGGGGTGGCTCACTCTCGCCACGCGCCCGGTACACGCGATCACCGCGCTTTATGCCGTAAGGTCCGATGGCACCCGTGCGCAGCTTGCGGCAGACCGTTACGACATCGATCTCGATGCCGACGGGACGGGGCGCGTCCGCCTGCTGACGAACGTGCCGGACAGGCGCATTGCGGTGCGCTTTACCGCCGGCCTCGCGGCGGAATGGGACGATCTGCCCCCGCCCCTGCGGCACGGCGTGATCCGCCTCGCCGCGCACCAGCACCGGGAGCGGGAAACGGAGGGGGCGGCCCCGCTGCCGCCCGCCTCCGTCGCCGCGCTCTGGCGACCATGGCGAAGTCTGCGCCTGGCATGA
- a CDS encoding DUF3168 domain-containing protein — protein MEVPLRAALLDWLAADAALAEQLNAIVEEAPLRTSLPWLAIAASASIDWSTKTASGREVRVALELHCRGDRPDAAATLVTAIEARIEAMPREQSGFSIVSARFLRARAEQRTESRRAILLEYRFRLLSQ, from the coding sequence ATGGAAGTGCCCTTGCGCGCTGCCCTGCTCGACTGGCTGGCCGCCGATGCCGCTTTGGCAGAACAGCTGAACGCCATCGTCGAGGAAGCTCCCCTGCGCACCAGCCTGCCCTGGCTCGCGATTGCCGCCAGCGCCAGCATCGACTGGAGCACCAAGACTGCTTCGGGCCGCGAGGTACGCGTGGCGCTGGAACTGCATTGCCGCGGCGACCGGCCCGATGCCGCGGCCACGCTCGTCACCGCCATCGAGGCGCGGATCGAGGCCATGCCGCGCGAACAGTCAGGGTTCTCGATCGTCTCGGCCCGGTTCCTGCGCGCCCGCGCCGAGCAGCGCACCGAGAGCAGGCGAGCGATCCTGCTCGAATACAGGTTCCGCCTGCTCTCGCAGTAA
- a CDS encoding phage major tail protein, TP901-1 family, translating into MSAQKGSAFLLKISDGGDPAAFQTVAGLRTTQMSVTGEPVVVTSKDSGGWRELLSGAGVRAVSVSAAGIFLGSAAEAQIRANAMNGTLDSYELSFEDGEKLRGSFLVQRLDYAGDFNGERNYTLQLESSGEVSAA; encoded by the coding sequence ATGTCCGCACAGAAAGGCAGCGCCTTCCTTCTCAAGATCTCCGACGGAGGCGATCCGGCCGCGTTCCAGACCGTGGCCGGCCTTCGCACCACGCAGATGTCCGTCACCGGCGAACCCGTGGTCGTCACCAGCAAGGACAGCGGTGGCTGGCGCGAACTGCTTTCCGGCGCGGGCGTCCGTGCCGTGTCGGTCAGCGCCGCAGGAATCTTCCTTGGCAGCGCCGCCGAAGCGCAGATCCGCGCCAACGCCATGAACGGCACGCTCGACAGCTACGAACTGAGCTTCGAGGACGGTGAGAAACTGCGCGGCAGCTTCCTCGTCCAGCGGCTCGACTATGCCGGCGATTTCAACGGCGAGCGCAATTACACGCTCCAGCTCGAAAGCTCGGGCGAGGTTTCGGCGGCATGA
- a CDS encoding gene transfer agent family protein, with translation MRQAQADRAPPNPLRGEAALDIDGSAHVLRPTFSALVAAEEELGPLFALVERAGAGELRLSELAALFWHCLADRQSLSREAIGEAIARCGLAACAGPLRALLSQILKGSG, from the coding sequence ATGAGGCAGGCTCAGGCAGACCGCGCGCCGCCAAATCCGCTAAGGGGTGAAGCGGCTTTGGATATCGACGGCAGCGCGCATGTATTGCGCCCGACCTTCAGCGCCCTGGTCGCCGCCGAGGAAGAACTGGGCCCGCTCTTCGCGCTCGTCGAACGGGCGGGAGCCGGAGAGCTGCGTCTGTCCGAACTGGCGGCGCTGTTCTGGCACTGCCTGGCCGACCGGCAGTCGCTATCCCGGGAGGCTATCGGCGAGGCCATCGCCCGTTGCGGCCTGGCCGCGTGTGCCGGACCGCTGCGCGCACTGCTCTCCCAGATCCTCAAGGGCAGCGGATGA
- a CDS encoding phage tail assembly chaperone, with product MSPAFGEHALVLFAVAARHLGWRPDEFWSATPCELAAALPAPIHPAAAGIDRAALQRLMENDHG from the coding sequence ATGAGCCCTGCGTTCGGCGAGCATGCGCTGGTCCTGTTCGCAGTGGCCGCGCGCCACCTGGGCTGGCGACCGGACGAATTCTGGTCCGCCACGCCCTGCGAACTGGCCGCCGCCCTGCCTGCGCCCATCCACCCTGCCGCGGCCGGCATCGACCGCGCGGCGCTGCAAAGGCTGATGGAAAACGATCATGGATGA
- a CDS encoding DUF2460 domain-containing protein: MAFWLASQRQGQASDWIQRFDARFWTVNFPRPMVATVISTAADALRVDASFLRKADLGGLIWASEDTLDHPLLAYRTDRNYAHTSLRFRWRSGGVLPLDAVYGPTLTIEGRDESGAARTWYVRLWNYAEGNGEDAQIDLRFSDLESGFSLPGERIWPGDIDRMFISFAPRGYDGSADPLPAEAEGWIEISEIAVGGSRAMLEIGDVMMPPHGLALATGFDDQGVQTPARLLRNVRQLGYRGSVVLYLGMSHYFRLAAKDGSYLTGSSADPLNTPTRNWHRTFFAECLRLGFSPMASLSYELLDQHCPEGWKQRDHLGQPALTGWAPPSTVLSPANDAAMAWLQSVAAEFALLMAEAGAPVRFQVGEPWWWTFADGRICLYDEAAVAALGGAPPAISDMRAALDDAQKALLDAAGALLAQSTADVIAAVRGAVAPEPVEALALVFTPTLLDPEMPELKRANLPLGWAAPAFDRLQVEDYDWLTAGADAPRRRAYEEVNARLGYPPEEQDYLAGFVLYQTQADQWRLIDAGIDEATLRAPHEIVVWALPQIARDGFVRLPSIASQGSAMQAFDDVPYPLRLGHDASVSPEFSTAVSVTASGFERRNSLWSDARLRFDVGPGIRSEQELGQLIAFFRARRGPARGFRLRDPSDYSSNAMTGTPTALDQSIGIGDGARTAFALVKRYGEGEEAQVRRITRPDFATILISVDGTVQAGNWSLVGGGTILFDDPPAAGSVVRAGFLFDVPVRFAEDRLDISGAAFAAGEAPSVPVIEIREAA, from the coding sequence ATGGCATTCTGGCTCGCATCGCAGCGCCAAGGACAGGCAAGCGACTGGATCCAGCGCTTCGACGCGCGCTTCTGGACCGTCAACTTCCCCCGCCCGATGGTCGCCACCGTGATCTCGACCGCCGCCGACGCGCTGCGCGTCGATGCGTCGTTCCTGCGCAAGGCGGATCTCGGCGGCCTGATTTGGGCCAGCGAGGACACGCTCGACCACCCACTCCTCGCCTATCGCACCGACCGCAACTACGCGCATACCTCGCTCCGTTTCCGCTGGCGTTCGGGCGGTGTGTTGCCGCTCGATGCCGTCTACGGCCCGACGCTGACGATCGAGGGCCGCGACGAGAGCGGGGCAGCGCGCACCTGGTACGTCCGCCTGTGGAACTATGCCGAAGGCAACGGCGAGGACGCGCAGATCGACCTGCGCTTTTCCGACCTAGAAAGCGGGTTTTCCCTGCCGGGCGAACGCATCTGGCCGGGCGACATCGACCGCATGTTCATCTCCTTCGCGCCGCGCGGTTACGACGGCAGCGCCGATCCCCTGCCCGCCGAAGCCGAAGGCTGGATCGAGATCAGCGAAATCGCGGTCGGCGGTTCGCGCGCGATGCTGGAAATCGGTGACGTCATGATGCCGCCGCATGGCCTTGCCCTGGCCACCGGGTTCGACGACCAGGGCGTCCAGACTCCGGCACGCCTCCTGCGCAATGTGCGGCAACTGGGCTATCGTGGCTCGGTCGTGCTCTACCTCGGGATGAGCCACTATTTCCGCCTCGCCGCCAAAGACGGAAGCTACCTGACCGGCAGCAGCGCAGATCCGCTCAACACCCCGACCCGCAACTGGCACCGCACATTCTTTGCCGAGTGCCTGCGCCTGGGTTTCAGCCCGATGGCTTCGCTTTCCTACGAACTGCTCGACCAGCATTGCCCCGAAGGCTGGAAACAGCGCGACCATCTCGGCCAGCCGGCGCTGACCGGCTGGGCGCCGCCATCGACCGTGCTCTCGCCTGCCAACGACGCGGCGATGGCCTGGCTCCAGTCGGTCGCGGCCGAGTTCGCCCTGCTCATGGCCGAAGCGGGCGCGCCGGTGCGCTTCCAGGTGGGCGAGCCGTGGTGGTGGACTTTTGCCGATGGCCGCATCTGCCTCTACGACGAAGCCGCCGTCGCGGCTCTTGGCGGGGCACCGCCCGCGATCTCCGACATGCGCGCCGCATTGGACGATGCACAGAAGGCCCTGCTCGACGCAGCAGGCGCGCTGCTTGCGCAATCGACGGCGGACGTGATCGCTGCCGTGCGCGGCGCGGTTGCGCCCGAGCCGGTGGAAGCGCTTGCCCTCGTCTTCACGCCCACCCTGCTCGATCCCGAGATGCCCGAATTGAAGCGCGCCAACCTGCCTCTCGGCTGGGCGGCCCCGGCATTCGACCGACTTCAGGTGGAAGATTACGACTGGCTGACCGCGGGCGCCGATGCGCCGCGCCGCCGGGCCTATGAAGAAGTCAACGCCCGCCTCGGCTATCCGCCCGAAGAGCAGGACTATCTGGCCGGCTTCGTCCTTTACCAGACTCAGGCCGATCAGTGGCGCCTGATCGATGCCGGGATCGACGAAGCCACATTGCGGGCGCCGCACGAAATCGTCGTCTGGGCCCTGCCGCAGATCGCGCGCGACGGCTTCGTCCGCCTCCCTTCCATCGCCAGCCAAGGAAGCGCCATGCAAGCCTTCGACGACGTACCCTATCCGCTGCGTCTCGGGCACGACGCCAGTGTTTCGCCCGAGTTCTCGACTGCCGTTTCCGTCACCGCGTCCGGGTTCGAGCGGCGCAACAGCCTGTGGTCGGATGCCCGCCTGCGTTTCGATGTCGGGCCGGGCATTCGCTCCGAGCAGGAGCTGGGCCAGCTCATCGCCTTCTTCCGCGCCCGGCGCGGTCCGGCACGCGGCTTTCGCCTGCGCGATCCAAGCGATTACAGCTCCAACGCCATGACCGGGACGCCGACTGCGCTCGACCAGTCCATCGGTATCGGCGACGGCGCGCGAACCGCTTTCGCGCTGGTCAAGCGCTACGGCGAGGGCGAAGAGGCACAAGTCCGCAGGATCACGCGACCCGATTTCGCGACCATCCTGATCAGCGTCGATGGCACGGTGCAGGCCGGGAACTGGTCGTTGGTCGGCGGCGGGACGATCCTCTTCGACGATCCCCCGGCGGCGGGGAGCGTGGTTCGGGCAGGCTTTCTCTTCGACGTGCCGGTCCGCTTTGCCGAGGACCGCCTCGACATTTCGGGAGCAGCCTTCGCGGCCGGGGAAGCGCCCAGCGTTCCCGTGATCGAAATCCGGGAGGCGGCATGA
- a CDS encoding DUF2163 domain-containing protein, with amino-acid sequence MTRTWFAQDLETVATFWRILRRDGVTFGFTTHDRDLWFDGVLHGASPGMVPSSIRKRADLDPDSVEVQGMLSDDAISGADLASGRFDGSRVLIGLIDWETLERMTLYSGTLGEVTQEGEDFSASLASRKAELQRDPIPRASPTCRAAFCGPGCNLNPQRFTREVKLLTIDARANAATFETDVDAALYVGGELRWVDGPRAGIAMTIMSADPAGGLVLDAPLDEATPPGSAAVLREGCDRTLETCAARFGNAVNFRGEPFLPGNDMLTRYPSPIQ; translated from the coding sequence ATGACCCGGACCTGGTTTGCACAGGATCTCGAAACGGTTGCGACCTTCTGGCGGATCCTGCGCCGCGACGGCGTGACCTTTGGCTTCACCACCCATGACCGCGACTTGTGGTTCGACGGCGTGCTGCACGGCGCATCGCCGGGAATGGTCCCCTCCTCGATCCGCAAGCGCGCCGACCTCGATCCGGACAGCGTAGAAGTTCAAGGCATGCTCAGCGACGATGCGATCAGCGGAGCCGACCTTGCCTCCGGGCGCTTCGACGGTTCGCGTGTGCTTATCGGCCTGATCGATTGGGAGACCCTGGAAAGGATGACGCTCTATTCCGGAACGCTGGGTGAAGTAACGCAGGAGGGCGAAGACTTCTCCGCGTCGCTTGCCTCGCGCAAGGCGGAACTGCAGCGCGATCCGATCCCCCGCGCCAGCCCGACATGCCGTGCGGCGTTTTGCGGACCGGGATGCAACCTCAATCCGCAAAGGTTCACCCGGGAAGTCAAGCTTCTCACCATCGACGCGCGGGCGAACGCGGCCACTTTCGAGACGGACGTCGATGCCGCGCTCTATGTTGGCGGCGAACTGCGCTGGGTCGACGGCCCCCGGGCCGGGATCGCGATGACGATCATGTCGGCAGACCCGGCGGGCGGCCTCGTGCTCGATGCGCCACTGGACGAAGCGACCCCGCCCGGCAGCGCAGCGGTGCTGCGGGAAGGCTGCGACCGCACGCTGGAAACATGCGCGGCCCGCTTCGGCAATGCCGTCAACTTCCGCGGCGAGCCGTTCCTGCCCGGCAACGACATGCTCACGCGCTATCCCTCCCCTATACAATGA
- a CDS encoding phage tail protein, which yields MATLIFSTVGTAFGGPIGGMIGSLVGQGVDTAIFGSDRREGPRLQELQVTASTYGQPLPRHFGAMRVAGSIIWATDLIEHSETQGGGKGAPAVTTYSYTANLAVALASRPILGIGRIWADGKLLRGAEGDLKVGGTMRLYTGEGDQPPDPLIASSEGAALCPAYRGLAYVVFEDLDLSEYYNRLPAMTFEVLADESFDLQDVVGELVDAIDAQVPLDGIGGYTADGPVAQSIETFDLVIPLSVSGNGEALAISHESRGESPVPLPAAAISVEDGDFGGPLGFTRHRLPASQHPVRCLRYFDAARDYLPGIQYASGSPPPGQPRCIELPAALDAEKARALIERASRRIDWTRERMAWRSCELDPAIVPGSTVSVPGVAGAWRVAEWEWRASGVELSLERLPPPGAIGTPGLKADSGRANLPADLPTASTELVAFELPLGTANGNADTPHAFVAVSAGSSNWSGAALYADRGDGEMLPLGPSGRTRSTIGAAATRLEPGHPLLFDRERSVEVTLVDPAMSLGPASLRQMAQGANLALLGEEIVQFAKALPLGEGRWELSGFLRGRGGTERAMADHAIGERFVLLDSRLVALDASTLGTSDGRQVLAIGRGDSEPATASILLAGITLRPLAPVHPRHAIRSDGSLHLAWTRRARGAWPWQDGVDVPLVEEAERYLVTLGPLDAPAASWHTQTPELAIAPNVLAQLSAAYPAQPLHVRQQGTHALSAPLLLRPVS from the coding sequence ATGGCGACGCTAATATTCAGCACTGTCGGCACGGCATTTGGCGGCCCGATCGGCGGAATGATCGGCAGCCTCGTCGGCCAGGGCGTCGACACCGCGATCTTCGGCTCCGATCGGCGCGAAGGACCGAGACTGCAGGAATTGCAGGTCACGGCCTCGACATACGGTCAGCCGCTCCCGCGCCATTTCGGCGCCATGCGGGTGGCCGGTTCGATCATCTGGGCCACCGACCTCATCGAACACAGCGAGACGCAGGGCGGCGGCAAGGGCGCCCCCGCCGTCACGACATACAGCTACACCGCCAATCTGGCCGTGGCCCTCGCCAGTCGCCCGATCCTGGGCATCGGCCGCATCTGGGCGGATGGCAAGCTGCTTCGCGGCGCCGAGGGCGATCTGAAAGTCGGCGGCACCATGCGGCTGTATACCGGTGAGGGCGACCAGCCGCCTGATCCGCTCATCGCCTCCAGCGAAGGCGCTGCGCTTTGCCCGGCCTATCGCGGACTCGCTTACGTGGTGTTCGAAGACCTCGATCTCTCCGAATATTACAATCGTCTTCCCGCCATGACCTTCGAGGTCCTTGCCGACGAGAGTTTCGATCTTCAGGACGTGGTCGGTGAACTGGTCGATGCCATCGACGCGCAGGTCCCGCTCGACGGTATCGGCGGCTACACCGCTGACGGTCCGGTAGCGCAAAGCATCGAAACGTTCGATCTCGTGATCCCGCTGAGCGTCTCGGGAAACGGCGAAGCCCTTGCGATCAGTCATGAGAGCCGCGGGGAAAGCCCGGTGCCGTTGCCGGCCGCCGCGATCTCTGTCGAGGATGGCGATTTCGGAGGGCCTCTGGGCTTTACCCGCCATCGGCTGCCGGCATCGCAGCATCCGGTGCGATGCCTGCGCTATTTCGATGCGGCGCGGGACTACCTGCCCGGAATACAGTACGCGTCCGGCTCGCCTCCGCCGGGGCAACCGCGCTGCATCGAACTTCCGGCAGCACTGGATGCGGAGAAGGCGCGAGCCCTGATCGAGAGAGCCTCGCGCCGGATCGACTGGACACGTGAACGCATGGCCTGGCGCTCCTGTGAACTCGATCCTGCCATCGTGCCGGGATCGACCGTTTCGGTACCCGGCGTGGCGGGGGCATGGCGCGTGGCCGAATGGGAATGGCGTGCAAGCGGCGTTGAACTCTCGCTGGAGCGCCTGCCACCGCCAGGTGCGATCGGCACTCCCGGCCTGAAGGCCGACAGTGGCCGCGCGAACCTGCCCGCGGACCTCCCGACGGCATCGACGGAATTGGTCGCTTTCGAACTCCCGCTGGGCACGGCGAACGGCAATGCGGACACCCCCCATGCCTTTGTGGCCGTGTCGGCGGGTTCGTCGAACTGGAGCGGGGCTGCGCTTTATGCCGACAGGGGCGATGGCGAGATGCTGCCGCTCGGCCCCAGTGGACGGACGCGCAGCACCATCGGGGCAGCGGCCACGAGACTGGAACCCGGACACCCCCTGCTGTTCGATCGGGAGCGCAGCGTAGAAGTCACTCTCGTCGATCCGGCAATGTCCCTCGGTCCCGCCTCGCTCCGGCAGATGGCACAGGGTGCGAATCTGGCCCTGCTCGGCGAGGAAATCGTCCAATTCGCCAAGGCCCTGCCGCTTGGAGAGGGCCGATGGGAATTGAGCGGATTCCTGCGAGGGCGGGGCGGAACCGAAAGGGCCATGGCCGATCATGCGATCGGCGAAAGATTCGTCCTGCTCGATTCCCGACTTGTCGCGCTCGACGCCTCGACGCTCGGCACAAGCGATGGTCGGCAGGTTCTCGCCATCGGCCGCGGCGACAGCGAACCGGCCACCGCCTCGATTCTGCTCGCCGGCATCACGCTGCGGCCTCTTGCACCGGTTCATCCGCGCCACGCGATCCGAAGCGATGGGAGCCTGCATCTCGCGTGGACACGCCGCGCGCGCGGCGCATGGCCCTGGCAGGACGGCGTCGATGTCCCGCTAGTCGAGGAAGCCGAGCGTTATCTCGTCACCCTCGGCCCCCTCGATGCTCCAGCCGCGAGCTGGCACACCCAGACGCCAGAACTCGCGATCGCGCCCAACGTGCTGGCGCAGCTGTCCGCCGCCTACCCGGCGCAACCGCTCCACGTACGCCAGCAAGGCACGCATGCCCTGTCCGCGCCGCTGCTTCTGCGCCCTGTTTCCTGA
- a CDS encoding DUF2793 domain-containing protein, with translation MSDPVIFESNSPRLALPLLYSGQAGKEILVNEAFARIDAAVHCTILGENPEPPENPAEGDSWLVSADSQGEWAGHEHEIAARQGGNWIFLQPHDGMRIFDRSSGQERLFFAFWRKGSILEEPVGGSTVDEEARASINEIIAVLQALGISPSA, from the coding sequence ATGAGCGATCCCGTTATATTCGAAAGCAACAGCCCGCGTTTGGCCCTGCCCCTGCTGTATTCCGGACAGGCCGGGAAAGAGATCCTCGTCAACGAGGCCTTTGCGCGGATCGATGCTGCCGTGCACTGCACAATTCTAGGGGAAAACCCGGAGCCGCCCGAAAATCCTGCCGAAGGAGACAGCTGGCTGGTCAGCGCCGATTCCCAAGGCGAATGGGCAGGCCACGAACACGAGATCGCCGCGAGGCAGGGAGGTAACTGGATCTTTCTCCAACCGCACGACGGCATGCGGATCTTTGATCGGTCCAGCGGGCAGGAACGGCTCTTTTTTGCTTTTTGGAGAAAAGGTTCCATTCTTGAGGAACCAGTTGGAGGCTCGACCGTTGATGAGGAGGCTCGGGCCTCGATCAATGAGATAATCGCGGTCCTGCAAGCCTTGGGTATCTCTCCCTCGGCGTAA
- a CDS encoding OmpA family protein: MRKLVIGLALASTAIATPAFARDDSWYLELDFGGMIVEDADFDIDGVNNAATLDTHTGYDGGAAIGYDFGGFRLETEASYRRAENDTVSDIDLGTFSDRGHSSMLSFMVNGLLDFGPDDGIQGFVGGGVGVGRVDYRFEGVGSDSDTGFAWQALAGVRAPITKHWDAGLKYRFMNVDNVDVVLGGSDASTRWRSHSLMATLGYNFGGEEAAPPPRPPPPPPPPPPPPPPPPPPVVCNKGPYIVFFDWDKSDITPEAATILDSAVSAYGNCDNVPIMLAGYTDRSGTVKYNMGLSERRNASVRSYLTSHGIPDGAISSEAFGEANPRVPTADGVRELQNRRVEITYGPGSGM, encoded by the coding sequence ATGAGGAAACTCGTCATTGGACTGGCGCTGGCTTCTACAGCTATCGCCACGCCCGCGTTCGCGCGCGACGACAGCTGGTATCTGGAACTCGACTTCGGCGGCATGATCGTCGAAGACGCTGACTTCGATATTGATGGCGTCAACAACGCTGCAACTCTTGACACGCACACCGGTTATGACGGCGGTGCAGCAATCGGTTACGATTTCGGTGGCTTCCGCCTCGAAACCGAAGCCAGCTATCGTCGTGCAGAAAACGACACAGTGAGCGACATTGACCTGGGTACGTTCAGCGACCGCGGTCACAGCTCGATGCTCTCGTTCATGGTCAATGGCCTGCTCGACTTCGGCCCCGATGACGGCATCCAGGGCTTCGTCGGCGGTGGCGTCGGCGTCGGTCGCGTCGACTATCGCTTCGAAGGCGTCGGCAGCGACTCCGACACCGGCTTCGCCTGGCAGGCACTCGCAGGTGTTCGCGCTCCGATCACCAAGCATTGGGACGCAGGCCTCAAGTACCGCTTCATGAACGTCGACAACGTCGATGTGGTTCTGGGCGGTAGCGATGCCAGCACCCGCTGGCGCTCGCACTCGCTGATGGCGACCCTGGGCTACAACTTCGGTGGCGAAGAAGCGGCTCCGCCGCCCCGCCCGCCGCCGCCGCCGCCCCCGCCGCCTCCGCCGCCCCCGCCGCCCCCGCCGCCGGTGGTCTGCAACAAGGGCCCGTACATCGTGTTCTTCGACTGGGACAAGTCGGACATCACGCCGGAAGCCGCGACCATTCTCGACAGCGCTGTCAGTGCCTATGGCAACTGCGACAACGTGCCGATCATGCTCGCCGGTTACACCGACCGTTCGGGTACCGTGAAGTACAACATGGGCCTCTCCGAGCGTCGTAACGCTTCGGTCCGTTCGTACCTCACCAGCCACGGCATCCCCGACGGTGCGATCTCGAGCGAAGCGTTCGGTGAAGCCAACCCGCGCGTTCCCACCGCAGACGGTGTGCGCGAGCTGCAGAACCGCCGCGTCGAGATCACTTACGGTCCGGGCTCGGGCATGTAA